In Flavobacteriales bacterium, a single window of DNA contains:
- the lhgO gene encoding L-2-hydroxyglutarate oxidase: MSQDKIFDLCIVGGGIVGAATAYSFQQAYPDLKILLIEKENRPAPHQTGHNSGVIHSGIYYKPGSYKAKNCVKGKDQLIAFAREHGIKHDVCGKIIVATDESEFPHMEKVFNNGIANGLTDNRWINADEIKEIEPHCTGIKGIWVPYTGIIDFVGATAKMLEITESLNSASKVIFGEEVLSYVEEEGVKKIRTDKANYKAMYMVFCGGLQSDRLAKKDGVKLDMSIVGFRGDYYELTDAAKYKVRNLIYPVPNPEFPFLGVHFTRMTDGSVECGPNAVFTFKREGYGKLDFSLRDTVEALSFKGTWSLLFNHFGFAYNEYRRAFSKRLFLKTLQRLIPDLTMDDLQPGRAGVRAMALGLDGETIDDFRIEQKGNSLHVLNAPSPAATASLAIGNQIREMAEERFALKDKINL; encoded by the coding sequence ATGTCTCAAGATAAAATATTCGACCTCTGCATCGTTGGTGGAGGAATTGTAGGAGCGGCTACCGCCTACAGTTTTCAGCAGGCGTATCCTGATCTGAAAATTCTTCTGATTGAGAAGGAAAATCGTCCAGCACCGCATCAAACGGGACATAATTCAGGTGTTATCCATTCGGGGATTTATTACAAACCAGGTTCTTATAAGGCTAAGAATTGCGTGAAGGGTAAAGACCAACTCATTGCCTTTGCCAGAGAACATGGGATAAAGCATGATGTCTGCGGAAAGATCATTGTGGCAACGGACGAAAGCGAGTTCCCACATATGGAAAAGGTTTTCAATAATGGCATTGCCAATGGACTGACCGACAATCGCTGGATCAATGCGGATGAGATCAAAGAAATTGAGCCGCATTGCACGGGCATCAAAGGCATTTGGGTGCCTTACACGGGTATCATCGATTTTGTGGGCGCAACAGCCAAAATGTTGGAGATAACGGAGTCGTTGAACTCAGCAAGCAAGGTCATTTTTGGTGAGGAAGTCCTTTCCTATGTTGAAGAAGAAGGAGTAAAGAAAATTCGAACGGATAAGGCGAATTACAAGGCCATGTACATGGTTTTCTGTGGCGGATTGCAATCAGATAGATTGGCCAAGAAGGATGGCGTGAAACTCGACATGTCTATTGTTGGTTTCCGTGGCGATTACTACGAATTGACTGATGCTGCCAAGTATAAAGTGCGGAATCTCATTTATCCCGTTCCAAACCCGGAGTTTCCTTTCTTGGGAGTTCACTTTACGCGTATGACAGACGGAAGTGTAGAGTGCGGTCCGAATGCCGTGTTCACTTTCAAACGCGAAGGATACGGTAAACTGGACTTCAGTCTGCGCGATACGGTCGAGGCGCTTTCATTCAAAGGAACTTGGAGTCTGCTCTTCAATCATTTTGGATTCGCTTACAATGAATACAGAAGAGCTTTCTCGAAACGATTGTTCCTGAAAACGCTTCAACGCTTGATTCCTGATCTGACGATGGATGACCTTCAGCCAGGAAGAGCAGGAGTGAGGGCAATGGCACTTGGTCTTGATGGCGAAACCATCGATGATTTTAGAATTGAGCAGAAAGGGAATTCCTTACATGTATTAAATGCACCAAGTCCAGCGGCTACGGCCAGTTTGGCTATTGGCAATCAAATAAGGGAAATGGCAGAGGAGCGTTTTGCGCTAAAGGATAAGATCAATCTGTAA
- a CDS encoding DUF962 domain-containing protein, giving the protein MSKIDRLLGEYKESHQNETNQFIHNIFVPLIFLSAIGMLWDVKLPVELGFLGGEPLNVSMILAIFVFAYYLSLSFAVSVGILAVTLTGMAACYFYNGPVSIWLISLVIFVLSWAMQFVGHKVEGKKPSFFKDLEFFLVGPMWVLTKLYNKLGIKY; this is encoded by the coding sequence ATGAGTAAGATAGACCGCCTCTTGGGCGAATACAAAGAGAGTCATCAGAACGAGACCAATCAGTTCATTCACAACATTTTTGTTCCACTTATCTTCTTGAGTGCCATTGGCATGCTTTGGGATGTGAAACTACCGGTTGAGTTGGGGTTTCTTGGTGGCGAACCACTTAATGTTTCAATGATTCTCGCAATTTTCGTGTTTGCATATTACCTCTCACTTTCGTTTGCCGTTTCGGTCGGAATTCTTGCAGTAACGTTGACGGGTATGGCTGCATGCTATTTCTACAACGGACCGGTCAGCATTTGGCTAATTTCCTTGGTGATCTTTGTTCTTTCATGGGCCATGCAGTTCGTAGGCCACAAGGTGGAAGGCAAGAAGCCATCATTCTTCAAAGACCTCGAATTTTTCTTAGTTGGGCCAATGTGGGTCCTCACAAAACTTTACAATAAACTCGGAATCAAATATTGA
- a CDS encoding 4a-hydroxytetrahydrobiopterin dehydratase, which translates to MWKEKEGQLIAKFEFNDFVEAFAFMTKVAVEAEKMNHHPNWSNSYNKVEVCLTTHDEGNVITAKDRKLADIIEKIHLG; encoded by the coding sequence ATGTGGAAAGAGAAGGAAGGTCAACTTATTGCCAAGTTCGAGTTCAATGATTTTGTAGAGGCATTTGCCTTTATGACCAAAGTTGCTGTCGAAGCAGAAAAAATGAACCATCACCCTAATTGGTCCAATAGTTACAATAAGGTGGAGGTCTGTTTAACCACACACGATGAAGGAAATGTTATTACAGCCAAAGACAGAAAATTGGCAGACATCATTGAAAAGATTCACCTCGGATGA
- a CDS encoding AAA family ATPase, whose translation MSKIIAIANQKGGVGKTTTAINLAASLAVLEYKVLLVDADPQANSTSGVGFDPRNIKTSIYECIIGEAEPNDIILHTETPNLDVLPAHIDLVGAEIEMINLPNREMMVKLVLNKIKNDYDFIVVDCSPSLGLITVNCLTAADSVLIPIQCEYFALEGLGKLLNTIKIIQARLNPDLEMEGLLLTMYDQRLRLANQVVEEVKMHFQQLVFDTVIARNTKLGEAPSYGKSIIMHDSASKGATNYLNLAREILQKNGMTRLKESEKILS comes from the coding sequence ATGAGTAAGATCATAGCCATTGCAAATCAGAAGGGGGGAGTTGGAAAGACCACAACGGCCATCAATTTGGCGGCCAGTTTGGCGGTGTTGGAATACAAAGTGCTGTTGGTAGATGCAGATCCACAGGCCAATTCCACTTCAGGAGTCGGTTTCGATCCTAGGAACATTAAGACCAGCATTTACGAATGCATTATTGGCGAAGCTGAGCCAAATGATATCATCCTTCACACGGAAACACCCAATTTGGATGTCTTGCCGGCACATATCGATCTGGTTGGGGCGGAAATTGAAATGATCAATCTGCCGAACAGGGAAATGATGGTGAAGTTGGTTTTGAACAAGATCAAGAACGATTATGATTTCATTGTGGTCGATTGTTCTCCTTCATTGGGATTGATCACGGTAAATTGCCTTACTGCCGCTGATAGCGTGCTTATTCCAATTCAGTGCGAATACTTTGCCTTGGAAGGACTTGGGAAATTGCTGAACACAATAAAGATCATTCAGGCACGCTTAAACCCCGATCTGGAAATGGAAGGACTGTTGCTGACCATGTACGATCAGCGCCTGCGTTTGGCAAATCAAGTAGTGGAAGAAGTGAAAATGCACTTTCAGCAATTGGTGTTCGATACTGTCATTGCCCGAAACACGAAGTTGGGCGAAGCTCCAAGTTATGGTAAGAGCATCATCATGCATGATTCGGCTTCGAAAGGAGCAACCAATTATCTGAATCTTGCGCGCGAGATCCTTCAGAAGAATGGAATGACACGATTAAAGGAGAGTGAGAAAATATTGAGCTGA
- a CDS encoding galactokinase, whose product MESLSVQFNSLFGHLQEPKRFFCPGRVNLIGEHIDYLGGSVMPAAISLGITALCSKNDSNILRIHSTDFPETIAFDLAALPVSKQGNWGDFILGVVLDLKDKGIEPSGCDILFESNLPKGSGLSSSAALEVLCYHMFHVIATGTEPDRTKMALYCQKIENQFIGVNCGIMDQFAVANGKAQHALLLNCESLAYKLVPLQLGTHELLIINSNKPRTLAESAYNQRRQECDDALRIIQKERPIGNLVDAHESELELLCNPILKKRTRHAIGEQIRVMQSAVALRAGNLEEFGRLMTESHNSLKDDYEVSCSELDFIVEQLLASDACLGARMTGAGFGGCCVALVDKSAVASLSEQLGNGYQKRFGFEPSFYSCLTSDGVHTIT is encoded by the coding sequence ATGGAATCACTTTCAGTTCAATTCAATTCGCTTTTCGGCCATTTACAGGAGCCGAAACGATTTTTCTGCCCAGGTAGGGTTAACCTAATTGGCGAACATATCGACTACTTAGGAGGTTCGGTCATGCCTGCTGCCATCTCTTTGGGAATCACCGCGCTTTGCAGTAAGAACGATTCCAACATACTGCGGATACACTCAACAGATTTTCCCGAAACAATTGCATTCGACCTTGCTGCCCTGCCCGTTTCAAAACAAGGTAATTGGGGTGATTTTATACTTGGAGTTGTGTTGGATTTGAAAGACAAAGGAATTGAACCAAGCGGATGCGACATTCTCTTTGAAAGCAACTTACCGAAAGGTTCGGGGCTGTCTTCTTCTGCAGCGTTGGAGGTCTTGTGCTATCATATGTTTCACGTTATAGCAACTGGAACCGAGCCAGACAGGACTAAAATGGCGTTGTATTGTCAGAAAATCGAGAATCAATTCATTGGCGTGAATTGCGGCATTATGGATCAGTTTGCCGTTGCCAACGGAAAAGCCCAGCACGCACTACTGCTTAACTGTGAATCGTTGGCTTACAAACTTGTGCCTTTGCAATTAGGAACGCATGAACTGCTGATCATCAATTCGAATAAACCGCGAACATTGGCCGAAAGTGCCTACAACCAACGCAGACAGGAATGTGATGATGCCTTGCGGATTATTCAAAAAGAAAGACCAATAGGGAACTTGGTGGATGCTCACGAATCAGAGCTCGAATTACTGTGCAACCCGATCTTGAAGAAACGAACACGACATGCGATTGGCGAGCAGATTCGTGTGATGCAATCCGCTGTTGCGCTGCGTGCTGGAAACCTCGAAGAATTTGGAAGACTGATGACGGAATCGCATAACTCGTTGAAAGATGATTACGAGGTTTCCTGCTCAGAGCTCGACTTTATCGTAGAGCAATTGCTCGCTTCTGATGCCTGTTTGGGCGCACGTATGACCGGTGCTGGTTTTGGTGGCTGCTGCGTGGCTTTGGTAGACAAATCTGCGGTTGCTTCACTTTCAGAACAACTCGGAAATGGTTATCAGAAACGCTTTGGATTCGAGCCGTCATTTTATAGCTGTTTAACGTCAGATGGAGTACATACCATTACTTAA
- a CDS encoding T9SS type A sorting domain-containing protein has translation MKKLFTLSLLSLFAISETVAQPDCSNGRYTTFDLFSSVDVTSAVTFGNNTALNGSDVDLKMDVYQPSGDTETDRPVVIMAFGGSFIGGARADVAFMCNILAKMGYVAVAPDYRVGFFLPSEVTTTLAVLRGAHDINACVRFLKKSAAEDGNPYGIDCERIVVGGISAGAIAAIHSAYLDKLTEVPSYMVNDTAGLGGVEGHSGTPDYNSTSVGVLSFSGAIGDTSWIEAGDAAIVSVHEELDNVVPYLTQEVSVSGFPTGLIASGSAHVHLRADNVGVPNDLKTYLGVQDHVGYLSPIDQSALDFAMSFIGDLVCGQSTNSCEKLASGIADVERNAISVYPNPTKDQINFSTEEQGTVEVIDATGRTVLNATSVVGQNRLNVSSLPAGVYTLRTIGKQIGTAHFIKE, from the coding sequence ATGAAAAAACTTTTTACTCTAAGTCTATTATCCCTTTTTGCGATAAGCGAGACAGTTGCACAACCAGACTGTTCCAATGGAAGATATACAACATTCGATCTATTCTCTTCTGTTGACGTAACAAGTGCCGTGACATTTGGAAACAATACTGCCTTAAATGGTAGTGATGTAGACCTGAAAATGGATGTATATCAACCTTCAGGAGATACAGAAACAGATCGCCCCGTGGTCATCATGGCTTTCGGAGGTTCTTTTATTGGCGGAGCTCGAGCGGATGTAGCTTTCATGTGTAACATCCTTGCCAAAATGGGCTATGTGGCTGTAGCTCCTGATTATAGAGTAGGTTTCTTCTTACCAAGTGAAGTAACAACAACATTGGCGGTTTTGAGAGGTGCACATGACATCAATGCATGTGTCCGATTCCTTAAAAAATCGGCTGCAGAGGATGGAAATCCTTACGGAATTGACTGTGAAAGAATTGTTGTAGGTGGAATTTCAGCCGGAGCCATCGCTGCCATTCATTCTGCATATCTAGATAAGTTGACAGAAGTCCCTTCTTATATGGTAAACGACACAGCAGGACTAGGCGGTGTTGAAGGACATAGCGGAACTCCTGATTACAATAGCACATCAGTTGGTGTACTAAGTTTCAGCGGAGCCATCGGTGACACTTCATGGATTGAAGCTGGAGATGCTGCCATAGTAAGTGTTCACGAAGAATTGGACAATGTGGTTCCTTACCTGACTCAAGAAGTTTCTGTATCGGGATTCCCTACAGGATTGATCGCTTCCGGTAGTGCTCACGTTCACCTAAGAGCTGATAATGTTGGCGTTCCAAACGACCTAAAAACATACTTGGGCGTTCAGGACCATGTTGGTTATCTAAGTCCTATTGACCAATCTGCTTTGGATTTTGCCATGTCCTTCATCGGTGACCTAGTTTGCGGTCAAAGCACAAACAGCTGCGAAAAATTGGCATCTGGAATTGCTGATGTAGAACGAAATGCGATCTCTGTCTATCCAAACCCAACCAAAGATCAGATCAACTTCAGTACGGAAGAGCAAGGAACAGTGGAGGTGATTGACGCTACAGGAAGAACCGTTCTCAATGCAACTTCAGTCGTAGGACAGAACAGATTGAATGTGAGTTCCCTACCTGCAGGCGTTTACACGCTGCGAACGATTGGAAAGCAAATCGGCACAGCTCATTTCATCAAAGAATAA
- a CDS encoding alkaline phosphatase, with the protein MRHSYIRFSFVIRISLLFPFFSQAQAPAIKHVIVIGVDGMSPDGIHKAETPTIDSILKVAAYTWKCEAVLPTSSSPNWASMIMGAGPEKHGITSNAWQPHKQTIELECQGTKGNGKPSGIWPTVFGELRRQKPDSKIACFNDWLAFNRLFEKGVVNRQRDAILLQAASHHGYKGITRMASNYFKKQKPDFMFVHLDLVDHAGHHDGHGTPQYYAAVSETDRMIKKMVNAVKASGELESTVILITADHGGIGHGHGGDTPEERFVPWILTGTGVVNGELQVEVKTYDTAATLAYLLGIKAPECWDGKPVLQAIAQ; encoded by the coding sequence ATGCGCCATTCGTATATTCGTTTTTCATTCGTAATTCGTATCAGCCTCCTTTTCCCCTTTTTCTCCCAGGCCCAAGCGCCTGCCATCAAACACGTCATAGTCATTGGGGTGGATGGTATGAGTCCTGACGGGATACACAAGGCCGAAACACCCACCATCGATAGCATCCTTAAAGTGGCTGCTTACACGTGGAAGTGCGAAGCCGTGTTGCCAACTAGCAGTAGCCCCAACTGGGCAAGCATGATCATGGGGGCTGGGCCAGAAAAACATGGCATTACCTCCAACGCGTGGCAACCGCACAAACAGACCATCGAATTGGAATGCCAAGGCACAAAAGGCAATGGCAAGCCAAGCGGTATCTGGCCTACTGTTTTCGGAGAGCTCAGAAGACAGAAACCAGATTCCAAAATTGCCTGCTTCAACGATTGGTTGGCCTTCAATCGCCTGTTCGAGAAAGGCGTGGTCAACCGTCAGCGAGATGCCATTCTGCTGCAGGCCGCATCTCATCACGGCTACAAGGGAATTACCCGCATGGCTTCCAACTATTTCAAAAAGCAGAAACCCGATTTCATGTTCGTGCATTTGGACCTGGTAGATCACGCAGGCCACCACGATGGGCACGGAACACCACAGTATTATGCTGCAGTTTCTGAAACGGATAGAATGATCAAGAAAATGGTGAATGCCGTAAAAGCTTCTGGCGAATTGGAAAGCACCGTCATCCTCATCACTGCCGACCACGGAGGCATTGGCCACGGACATGGTGGCGATACACCCGAAGAACGCTTCGTGCCTTGGATTCTCACCGGAACAGGAGTGGTAAATGGCGAATTGCAAGTAGAGGTGAAAACCTACGATACAGCCGCCACGTTGGCTTATCTTCTTGGAATTAAAGCGCCCGAATGTTGGGATGGGAAGCCTGTTCTACAAGCTATTGCTCAATAA
- a CDS encoding AAA family ATPase has product MNTSKTAYDRLIAELPFKPTLGQEGFVYRLSEFLTEQNVGKVFLLRGYAGTGKTSMVISVVKTLKAMNRKFALLAPTGRAAKVLAAYTKQRAFTIHKFIYQITTDEFGNIRFALRHNRGKNAVIIVDEASMISLSRDAGSGRIQSKNLLSDLMKFLEEGKDCKLILIGDTAQLPPIGSADSPALDGKVLQTNFSFEPEMQHELREVVRQEADSGILTNATELRNLLQSGKSDILLKVNFPDIKVIDMLELEDELNSAYGLYGEDNAMVITRSNKSANQFNQQIRLRIKYMDDEIASTDKLMVVKNNYHWLPKGSGAGFIANGDMIEIMRLGALEEMHGFRFANATVRLMDYPSEDSLDVKLLLNALHVEAPSLPDSDYEQLYNSVCLSYADIPTPSEQAKKVAEDPYLHALQVKFGYAITCHKAQGGQWPAVFVDQGYLTAEMLGVEYVRWLYTAITRASEKLYLVNFNEQFIEQ; this is encoded by the coding sequence TTGAATACGTCAAAGACCGCATACGACCGACTGATTGCTGAACTCCCTTTCAAGCCCACATTGGGGCAAGAAGGGTTTGTTTATCGGCTTTCTGAATTCCTGACCGAGCAGAACGTTGGAAAAGTGTTCCTGCTGCGCGGATATGCCGGAACTGGTAAGACTTCGATGGTAATAAGTGTGGTTAAAACCCTGAAGGCGATGAACCGCAAGTTTGCGTTGCTAGCTCCAACAGGCCGGGCAGCCAAAGTATTGGCAGCATACACCAAACAGCGAGCGTTCACCATCCACAAGTTTATTTATCAGATCACTACAGATGAGTTCGGGAATATCCGTTTTGCGTTGCGACATAATAGAGGTAAGAATGCGGTGATCATTGTGGATGAAGCATCGATGATATCCTTGTCTAGAGATGCAGGTTCAGGGAGAATTCAATCTAAGAATCTCCTTTCCGACCTCATGAAATTCTTAGAGGAGGGCAAGGATTGTAAGCTGATCCTTATTGGCGATACGGCTCAGTTGCCCCCCATTGGATCGGCCGATAGCCCCGCGCTTGACGGAAAAGTTCTACAGACGAATTTCAGTTTTGAACCAGAAATGCAGCACGAACTGCGCGAGGTGGTCCGTCAGGAAGCCGATTCGGGCATTCTGACCAACGCCACCGAGCTTCGGAATCTGTTGCAATCTGGAAAATCAGACATCTTACTAAAGGTGAACTTTCCAGACATTAAGGTAATAGACATGCTTGAGCTGGAAGATGAACTGAATTCGGCTTACGGTCTTTATGGCGAAGATAACGCCATGGTCATTACACGTTCGAACAAGAGCGCCAACCAGTTCAATCAGCAGATCCGCTTACGCATTAAGTACATGGATGATGAAATTGCTTCCACCGATAAACTGATGGTAGTGAAGAACAATTATCATTGGCTACCCAAGGGTTCGGGTGCTGGTTTTATTGCCAATGGCGATATGATTGAGATCATGCGGCTTGGCGCATTGGAAGAAATGCACGGGTTCCGTTTTGCCAATGCTACGGTCCGTTTGATGGATTATCCGAGCGAAGATTCGTTGGATGTAAAATTGCTGCTGAATGCGCTGCATGTGGAAGCGCCTTCACTTCCAGACTCGGATTACGAGCAACTGTACAACTCGGTCTGTTTGAGCTACGCGGATATTCCAACACCATCCGAACAGGCCAAAAAAGTTGCTGAGGATCCGTACCTGCATGCGCTTCAGGTAAAGTTCGGTTATGCCATAACCTGCCATAAGGCACAGGGCGGGCAATGGCCTGCCGTGTTTGTCGACCAAGGTTACCTAACGGCCGAAATGTTGGGCGTTGAATACGTGCGATGGCTCTATACTGCTATTACCCGTGCTTCAGAGAAACTGTATCTGGTCAATTTCAACGAGCAGTTTATTGAGCAATAG
- a CDS encoding ParB/RepB/Spo0J family partition protein, translated as MELMSKKSALGRGLGALLDNSDSGLTSQSNLNSSESASGMISGIPVSQIEANPFQPRTRFDQEKLDELSASIAQLGIIQPLTVRMVRPNHYQLISGERRFRASQLAGLTEVPAYVRVANDQAMLEMALVENIQRDDLDAIEVALSYQRLIDECKLTQEALGERVGMKRSTVTNYLRLLKLPPQIQKALIDKVLTMGHARAIINMEDENEQLRLFQEIVKGGLSVRATEQASKTAKESAKTGLKKELPIEYKRIQDNVKRQLDAEVGLKVNAKGKGTISIAFDNEKELKRVLSILDLWP; from the coding sequence ATTGAGCTGATGAGCAAGAAAAGTGCGTTAGGTAGAGGGCTTGGAGCATTGCTCGACAACTCAGACTCTGGTCTGACATCCCAATCAAATTTAAATTCAAGTGAATCGGCATCAGGAATGATTAGCGGTATTCCCGTTTCTCAAATTGAGGCAAATCCGTTTCAACCACGGACACGATTTGATCAGGAGAAGTTGGATGAACTGTCCGCATCCATTGCCCAACTGGGAATCATACAACCGCTTACCGTTCGGATGGTTCGCCCGAATCACTACCAACTCATTTCCGGAGAACGTAGGTTCAGAGCTTCGCAGTTAGCTGGTTTGACCGAAGTTCCCGCTTATGTGCGTGTGGCCAACGATCAAGCCATGTTGGAAATGGCTTTGGTGGAGAACATTCAGCGAGATGACCTTGACGCGATAGAAGTAGCATTGTCTTATCAGCGATTGATTGATGAATGCAAACTGACGCAGGAAGCGCTAGGTGAACGCGTTGGAATGAAGCGTTCCACAGTGACAAATTATTTGAGGCTGTTGAAGCTTCCTCCACAGATTCAGAAAGCGCTTATTGATAAGGTGCTGACGATGGGACATGCCCGTGCCATCATCAATATGGAAGATGAGAACGAACAATTGCGTTTGTTTCAAGAAATTGTGAAAGGTGGGCTTTCCGTACGTGCAACGGAGCAAGCATCTAAAACGGCCAAAGAATCAGCAAAGACAGGTCTTAAAAAGGAACTTCCGATAGAATACAAGCGCATACAGGATAATGTGAAGCGTCAGCTCGATGCGGAGGTTGGTTTGAAAGTGAACGCAAAAGGAAAAGGCACCATCTCCATTGCATTTGACAATGAGAAGGAACTGAAACGTGTGCTATCCATCTTGGATCTTTGGCCATAA
- a CDS encoding DUF4281 domain-containing protein, giving the protein MSYALLFKIANLSVLPGWFLLVFFPKHRVTQAVVQSYLYPIVLGTLYIVLLVTSFGGEGGMDSLEHLKLSFTRDEILVLGWVHYLVFDLFIGSWIVRDAVHNKLKHLAVFPCLLLTLFVGPVGLLSYLLVRWFRLRKLTL; this is encoded by the coding sequence ATGAGTTACGCGCTGCTGTTTAAGATTGCTAACCTTTCTGTATTGCCTGGTTGGTTTCTTCTGGTGTTTTTTCCTAAGCACAGGGTCACGCAGGCGGTCGTTCAATCTTATCTGTATCCAATTGTTCTTGGTACTCTTTACATCGTTTTGTTGGTCACGTCATTTGGTGGAGAAGGAGGAATGGATTCCTTAGAACATTTAAAATTATCGTTTACTAGAGATGAGATCTTAGTGCTAGGTTGGGTGCATTATTTGGTTTTCGATCTATTCATCGGTTCATGGATCGTGCGAGATGCGGTACACAATAAACTCAAGCATTTAGCTGTTTTCCCTTGCCTTTTGCTCACGCTTTTTGTAGGTCCAGTTGGTCTGCTTTCGTATTTACTTGTACGATGGTTCAGGCTTCGGAAACTGACTTTATGA
- a CDS encoding aldehyde dehydrogenase family protein → MEAVLEKPATGTAYSAVVQKQRDYFWSHATKPAAFRKKQLNKLKAAFRKHEENLLAALKQDLNKPKQEALATEIEVTVAEIDHYLRHLDDWMEPERVPTPLFFQPGSSMIVPEPYGVVLIIAPWNYPVKNLFGPLLGAIAAGNTAVVKPSEISPNCSKAIADLIKDTFDPEYIVSIEGGVPETTELLNERFDYLLFTGGTEIGRIIYQAAAKHLTPVTLELGGKSPCIIDTDINLNVAAKRLVWGKFQNAGQTCIAPDYIYVNNKIKAKFLEKLKQYIGEFFGPADKPSDDLGRLISDRHFQRVSKMLTGDIIVGGVTDAATRYISPTIIDNVTNDHPAMQEEIFGPVMPIIGYDNFDEVINHINAGERPLAMYLFSNDSKLKKRLMNETSSGAICVNETMVHAGQPNLPFGGVGNSGIGAYNGKLGFDTFSHMKPVMTRSFLGDVAQKYPPYSKAKINFIKMAAKWLLR, encoded by the coding sequence ATGGAAGCAGTTCTCGAAAAGCCGGCAACCGGCACAGCATATTCAGCAGTAGTTCAAAAGCAACGCGATTATTTCTGGTCGCATGCCACCAAACCAGCTGCTTTCCGAAAAAAGCAGTTGAATAAATTGAAAGCTGCGTTTCGTAAGCATGAGGAAAATCTTCTTGCAGCCTTAAAGCAAGACCTCAATAAACCGAAACAAGAAGCACTTGCAACGGAAATTGAAGTAACTGTTGCAGAGATCGATCACTACCTGCGCCATCTCGATGATTGGATGGAACCAGAGCGTGTTCCAACGCCTTTGTTCTTTCAACCAGGTTCATCGATGATCGTGCCTGAACCTTACGGAGTTGTATTGATCATCGCCCCATGGAACTATCCTGTAAAGAACCTTTTCGGACCGCTTTTAGGTGCTATTGCCGCTGGAAATACAGCTGTGGTAAAGCCTTCAGAGATTTCTCCGAATTGCAGCAAGGCCATTGCCGATCTGATCAAAGACACCTTCGACCCTGAATACATTGTAAGCATTGAAGGTGGCGTTCCAGAAACTACAGAGTTGCTCAATGAGCGATTTGATTATCTGTTGTTCACTGGTGGAACCGAGATCGGACGGATCATTTATCAAGCAGCCGCAAAACACCTTACGCCTGTCACCTTGGAATTGGGCGGCAAGAGCCCATGTATCATTGATACAGACATTAATCTGAATGTGGCTGCTAAGCGATTGGTTTGGGGTAAATTCCAAAATGCAGGACAAACGTGTATTGCGCCAGATTACATCTACGTCAACAACAAGATCAAAGCTAAATTCCTTGAGAAACTGAAGCAATATATTGGAGAATTCTTCGGCCCAGCCGATAAGCCTTCAGATGATCTTGGACGATTGATCAGCGACCGACATTTTCAGCGTGTAAGCAAAATGCTAACGGGAGATATTATCGTTGGTGGTGTAACTGATGCAGCTACCAGATACATTTCGCCAACCATCATTGATAATGTGACCAACGATCATCCAGCCATGCAGGAAGAGATCTTTGGACCTGTAATGCCGATCATTGGCTACGACAATTTCGATGAGGTGATCAATCACATCAATGCAGGCGAGCGCCCATTGGCGATGTATCTGTTCAGCAACGATTCTAAATTGAAGAAACGTCTAATGAACGAAACATCTTCGGGAGCTATCTGTGTAAATGAAACCATGGTACACGCGGGTCAGCCAAATCTTCCATTTGGTGGAGTGGGGAATAGCGGTATTGGAGCATATAACGGAAAACTCGGTTTCGATACTTTCTCGCACATGAAACCAGTGATGACGCGTTCATTCTTGGGCGATGTAGCGCAGAAATATCCTCCATACAGCAAAGCCAAAATCAACTTCATTAAGATGGCGGCCAAGTGGCTCCTGCGTTGA